The following are from one region of the Mustela lutreola isolate mMusLut2 chromosome 9, mMusLut2.pri, whole genome shotgun sequence genome:
- the LOC131840177 gene encoding small ribosomal subunit protein uS5-like: MADDAGAAGGPGGPGMGGRGGLRGGFGSGIRGRGRGGGRGRGRGRRARGGKAEDKEWIPVTKLGRLVKDMKIKSLEDIYLFSLPIKESEIIDFFLGASLKDEVLKIMPVQKQTRAGQRTRFKAFVAIGDYNGHVGLGVKCSKEVATAIRGAIILAKLSIVPVRRGYWGNKIGKPHTVPCKVTGRCGSVLVCHIPAPRGTGTVSAPVPKKLLMTAGIDDCYTSARGCTATLGNFAKATFDAISKTYSYLTPDLWKETVFTKSPYQEFTDHLVKTHTRVSVQRTQAPAVATT; this comes from the coding sequence ATGGCGGATGACGCCGGTGCTGCGGGAGGGCCCGGAGGCCCTGGAATGGGAGGCCGTGGCGGTCTCCGCGGTGGCTTCGGCAGCGGCatccggggccggggccggggcggtgGTCGGGGCCGGGGCCGAGGCCGCAGAGCTCGCGGGGGCAAGGCCGAGGACAAGGAGTGGATCCCCGTCACCAAGCTGGGCCGCCTGGTCAAGGACATGAAGATCAAGTCCCTGGAGGACATCTATCTCTTCTCCCTGCCCATCAAGGAGTCTGAGATCATCGACTTCTTCCTGGGAGCCTCCCTCAAGGACGAGGTCTTGAAGATCATGCCTGTGCAGAAGCAGACGCGCGCGGGCCAGCGGACCAGGTTCAAGGCATTTGTCGCCATCGGAGATTACAATGGACACGTCGGTTTGGGTGTCAAGTGCTCCAAGGAGGTAGCCACTGCCATCCGCGGAGCCATCATTCTGGCGAAGCTTTCCATTGTCCCTGTGCGGCGAGGCTACTGGGGGAACAAGATCGGCAAGCCCCACACTGTCCCGTGCAAGGTGACTGGCCGCTGTGGCTCTGTGCTGGTGTGTCACATCCCCGCCCCCAGAGGCACTGGCACTGTCTCAGCCCCTGTGCCCAAGAAACTGCTGATGACGGCTGGTATTGACGACTGCTACACCTCGGCCAGGGGCTGCACTGCCACCCTAGGGAACTTTGCCAAGGCTACTTTCGATGCCATCTCCAAGACCTACAGCTATCTCACCCCTGATCTCTGGAAGGAGACTGTGTTCACCAAGTCTCCCTATCAGGAGTTCACGGACCATCTTGTGAAGACCCACACCAGAGTCTCTGTTCAGAGGACCCAGGCTCCAGCTGTGGCTACCACATAG